A region from the Nostoc sp. HK-01 genome encodes:
- a CDS encoding ABC transporter-like protein, translating to MRETVLEVRNLQVEFSGDDNSLKAVDGISFELHRGETLGIVGESGSGKSVTSLAIMGLLQTPGRVSGGEIWFRQQPEAKPINLVELPPEQMQLHRGGDLAMIFQEPMSSLNPVYTIGFQLTEAIMRHQNVSITEARQIAIAGLQEVKLLPSDELIKQQYLETWPQTNPHSPTPDDYKLAQLVKQHKEAILDRYPHQLSGGQLQRVMIAMAISCNPLLLIADEPTTALDVTVQATIIDLLRELQQTREMALIFITHDLGLISEIADKVGVMYKGKIVEYGAAADIFSHPQHPYTKGLVACRPTLNHRPHKLLTVADYMSVEETVNGELLIQAKEPPQPSEISPEEISTRLANLEEKPALLQIRNLKVGFPVRGVFGGTKRYNMAVNDVSFDVKPGETLGLVGESGCGKTTLGRTLLRLIEPISGEIIFDGQNITKLKGEALQKLRREMQIVFQNPFSALDPRIKVGDAIMEPLLIHSVGKTVKQRRDRVAELLERVGLSPDAMNRYPHQFSGGQRQRICIARSLALNPRFIICDESVSALDVSVQAQVLNLLKELQDEFQLTYIFISHDLSVVKFMSDRILVMNRGQIVEQGTAESIYREPKQAYTQKLIASIPTGSPERIRDRHLRTI from the coding sequence ATGAGAGAAACAGTCCTAGAGGTTCGCAATCTCCAAGTTGAATTTTCCGGTGATGACAACAGTCTCAAAGCTGTAGATGGAATTTCGTTTGAACTACATCGGGGAGAAACTCTAGGAATTGTAGGAGAATCGGGAAGCGGGAAATCTGTAACCTCACTTGCAATCATGGGGTTGTTACAAACTCCCGGTAGAGTGAGTGGCGGAGAAATTTGGTTTCGTCAGCAGCCAGAAGCCAAGCCGATTAATTTAGTTGAGTTACCGCCAGAACAAATGCAGCTACACCGTGGCGGTGACTTGGCGATGATTTTCCAAGAACCGATGAGTTCGCTGAATCCAGTTTATACGATTGGCTTTCAGCTAACGGAAGCGATTATGCGCCATCAAAATGTTTCGATCACTGAAGCTAGGCAAATTGCGATCGCTGGTTTGCAAGAAGTCAAACTTTTGCCTAGCGATGAACTCATCAAACAACAATATCTCGAAACTTGGCCGCAAACTAACCCCCATTCACCCACACCAGATGATTACAAACTGGCACAGTTGGTAAAACAGCACAAAGAAGCCATCTTAGACCGTTATCCTCATCAACTTTCCGGCGGACAGTTGCAACGGGTGATGATTGCAATGGCAATTTCTTGTAACCCCTTGCTGTTAATTGCAGATGAACCAACCACAGCCTTAGATGTGACGGTGCAAGCCACAATTATTGATTTGTTGCGAGAATTGCAACAAACCCGCGAGATGGCGTTGATTTTTATCACCCACGACTTGGGATTAATCTCGGAAATTGCCGATAAAGTTGGGGTGATGTATAAGGGTAAAATTGTTGAATATGGTGCCGCAGCAGATATTTTTAGTCATCCGCAACATCCATATACTAAGGGCTTAGTCGCTTGTCGCCCCACACTCAACCATCGTCCCCATAAACTACTAACGGTGGCAGATTATATGAGTGTGGAGGAAACAGTTAACGGAGAGTTGTTAATTCAGGCGAAAGAACCGCCACAACCATCAGAAATTTCTCCAGAAGAAATTAGCACGCGATTGGCGAATCTGGAAGAAAAGCCAGCTTTATTGCAAATTCGTAATCTGAAAGTAGGTTTCCCGGTGCGGGGCGTGTTTGGTGGAACAAAACGCTACAATATGGCAGTGAATGATGTTTCCTTTGATGTTAAGCCAGGGGAAACTTTGGGTTTAGTGGGTGAGTCTGGTTGCGGTAAAACTACTCTCGGTCGGACTTTATTGCGATTAATTGAACCGATAAGTGGTGAGATTATTTTTGATGGGCAGAATATCACCAAGTTGAAGGGTGAAGCTTTGCAGAAACTCCGGCGGGAAATGCAAATTGTCTTTCAAAACCCCTTTAGCGCCCTTGACCCCCGCATCAAAGTTGGCGACGCAATTATGGAACCGTTGTTAATTCACTCTGTAGGTAAGACAGTTAAACAACGACGAGATAGAGTTGCGGAACTTTTAGAACGGGTGGGTTTGAGTCCAGATGCAATGAATCGTTATCCCCATCAGTTTTCCGGTGGTCAGCGTCAACGGATTTGTATTGCCCGTTCTTTGGCTTTAAATCCGAGATTTATTATTTGTGATGAATCAGTTTCGGCGCTAGATGTGTCGGTACAAGCGCAAGTATTGAATTTGCTGAAAGAATTACAAGATGAATTTCAACTAACTTATATCTTTATTTCCCATGATTTGAGTGTAGTGAAATTTATGAGCGATCGCATTTTAGTCATGAATCGCGGTCAAATTGTCGAACAAGGTACAGCTGAAAGCATCTATCGTGAACCAAAACAAGCATATACACAAAAGTTAATTGCTTCCATTCCTACAGGTAGCCCAGAACGGATACGCGATCGGCATTTGCGGACTATATAA
- a CDS encoding heme oxygenase, whose product MSSNLASKLRVGTKKAHTMAENVGFVKCFLKGVVEKTSYRKLVANFYFVYSAMEEEMEKHRQHPIVSQINFPQLHRKRTLEQDLSFYYGTNWREQIQLSPAGEAYVQRIREISATEPELLIAHSYTRYLGDLSGGQILKNIAVTAMNLSEGQGTAFYEFADIPDEKAFKANYRQTVDELPIDDATGDRIVDEANAAFGMNMKMFQELEGNLIKAIGMMLYNSLTRRRTRGSTELATAE is encoded by the coding sequence ATGAGCAGCAATTTAGCCAGCAAATTGCGTGTCGGCACAAAAAAAGCCCACACGATGGCAGAAAATGTAGGTTTTGTCAAGTGCTTTTTAAAAGGAGTTGTAGAGAAGACTTCCTACCGTAAGCTAGTGGCTAACTTTTACTTCGTCTACTCGGCAATGGAAGAGGAGATGGAAAAGCACCGCCAGCACCCAATTGTTTCCCAAATTAATTTTCCCCAACTGCACCGCAAGCGTACCCTAGAGCAAGACCTCAGCTTTTATTATGGTACTAACTGGCGTGAGCAAATCCAACTATCGCCAGCGGGTGAAGCTTATGTGCAACGCATCCGCGAAATTTCTGCGACAGAACCAGAATTATTAATTGCTCATTCTTACACCCGTTATTTAGGTGATTTATCCGGGGGACAAATTCTCAAGAACATTGCTGTAACAGCGATGAATTTGAGTGAAGGTCAAGGAACAGCCTTCTATGAATTTGCCGACATTCCTGATGAAAAGGCATTTAAAGCCAATTATCGTCAAACAGTAGACGAACTACCCATTGATGATGCTACAGGCGATCGCATCGTTGATGAAGCCAATGCAGCCTTCGGGATGAACATGAAAATGTTCCAAGAATTAGAAGGCAACTTAATCAAAGCGATCGGTATGATGTTATACAACAGCCTCACCCGTCGTCGGACACGCGGCAGCACCGAACTAGCTACAGCCGAGTAA
- a CDS encoding aromatic amino acid permease, which produces MTTIKTAFQAHQEEVTRLFSHLQVEGNKLTHQPGSVLGSTALVAGTTVGAGILALPAVTLPSGIIPSTVLLIAVWLYTLVAGLLIAEVSINTMRLAGRPSVSLLAMIETALGLNGARMAGAAYLLLHYALLVAYITQGGEILMSAVSHVWGVQNSLPSWIGTTAFTLLFGSIMYLGRGKFIEKLNNFLVGIVLASFLGLLLLGFTQVKGVHLLFQNWSALSTAIPVMLVALFYHNIVPVVVTQLEGDSRKVRQSIIIGSAIPLLMFLAWNAVILGSVSSEMIHGKTIFDPIQVLRAGGGGELLGVLVSIFSEFAIATSFIGFVYGLLDFFQDIFATTQNKPASRLPLYSLVLLPPIGLGAVNPSIFFTALDFTGTFSISILGGIIPALATWKQRQQLQHSNHFVPGGKLTLILMIGIALGIILKEIFAV; this is translated from the coding sequence ATGACCACAATTAAGACGGCTTTCCAGGCACATCAAGAAGAAGTCACGCGATTGTTTTCCCATCTGCAAGTTGAGGGAAACAAGCTGACTCATCAACCTGGCAGTGTACTGGGAAGTACCGCCTTAGTTGCAGGCACAACTGTTGGTGCGGGAATTTTGGCCTTACCTGCGGTGACATTACCCTCTGGTATCATCCCATCTACAGTCTTATTGATTGCTGTCTGGCTATATACTTTAGTTGCCGGGTTGTTAATTGCCGAAGTTAGCATTAATACCATGCGTCTAGCAGGTCGCCCCAGCGTAAGTTTACTAGCCATGATTGAAACTGCCTTGGGGCTTAACGGAGCGCGGATGGCTGGTGCTGCCTATCTGCTTCTGCACTACGCTTTGTTAGTAGCATATATTACCCAGGGTGGAGAGATTTTGATGTCTGCGGTTTCCCATGTTTGGGGTGTGCAGAATTCATTACCTAGCTGGATAGGAACTACAGCCTTTACACTGCTGTTTGGCAGCATTATGTATTTAGGACGGGGAAAATTTATTGAAAAATTGAATAACTTCTTGGTGGGAATTGTACTTGCGTCTTTTCTGGGACTATTGTTGCTAGGATTCACCCAAGTCAAAGGTGTACATTTATTGTTTCAAAATTGGAGTGCGTTAAGTACTGCCATCCCAGTTATGCTTGTGGCATTGTTTTACCATAACATTGTGCCAGTTGTGGTCACACAGCTAGAAGGAGATAGTCGCAAGGTTCGCCAGTCAATTATCATTGGTTCAGCAATTCCTCTGCTGATGTTTTTAGCTTGGAATGCCGTGATTTTAGGCAGTGTCAGTTCAGAGATGATTCATGGTAAAACTATTTTCGATCCCATACAAGTGCTGCGGGCGGGCGGCGGTGGAGAATTATTAGGAGTATTAGTTTCTATTTTTTCAGAATTTGCGATCGCCACATCTTTTATCGGATTTGTTTATGGCTTGCTAGATTTCTTCCAAGATATTTTCGCAACTACACAAAATAAACCTGCCAGTCGCTTACCCTTATACTCACTAGTTTTACTACCACCTATAGGTTTAGGCGCAGTCAACCCCAGCATTTTCTTCACAGCTTTAGACTTTACTGGTACTTTTAGCATTTCCATTTTAGGTGGCATCATTCCTGCATTAGCCACATGGAAACAACGTCAACAACTCCAACACTCAAATCACTTTGTCCCTGGCGGTAAGCTGACATTAATATTAATGATTGGCATTGCATTAGGCATAATCTTAAAAGAAATTTTTGCTGTATGA
- a CDS encoding pyridoxal-5'-phosphate-dependent enzyme, beta subunit, with protein sequence MSQHNSVTVDDVKAAQARLAGIAHLTPVLTSRIVNDRTHSEVFFKCENFQRTGAFKFRGAYNALVQLSQIQKQQGVITFSSGNHAQAIALAGKLLHIPTTIVMPDDAPEVKQQATRSYGAEVILYNRQETDREELAKTLASDRQLTLIPPYDHPHVIAGQGTTALELIQEVGQLNYLLICCGGGGLISGCAIATKALLPRCKVIGVEPELADDATRSFHSKTLQTVTNPPTIADGVRTPSLGKLTFPLVLNYVDDMVTVSETAIINSMFFLWERLKIVVEPTGALAVAALLSGVVSVPNAKVGVIISGGNVDLAKVAKLYSGNY encoded by the coding sequence ATGTCACAGCATAATTCCGTTACTGTAGACGATGTAAAAGCAGCACAAGCGCGGCTTGCAGGAATTGCTCATCTTACACCAGTACTAACTTCCAGAATTGTCAACGATCGCACCCATAGCGAAGTATTTTTTAAATGCGAAAACTTTCAACGCACAGGCGCATTTAAATTTCGGGGTGCATACAATGCCTTAGTACAGTTATCCCAAATTCAGAAGCAACAAGGCGTAATTACATTTTCCTCTGGGAATCATGCCCAAGCGATCGCCCTCGCGGGAAAGTTACTGCATATTCCTACAACTATTGTGATGCCTGACGATGCCCCAGAAGTAAAGCAACAAGCCACCCGCAGTTATGGCGCAGAAGTGATTTTATACAATCGCCAAGAAACTGACCGAGAAGAATTAGCCAAAACCCTAGCCAGCGATCGCCAGCTTACCTTGATTCCGCCTTACGATCATCCCCACGTCATCGCTGGACAAGGAACCACAGCCTTAGAACTGATTCAAGAAGTTGGTCAACTAAACTATTTATTAATTTGTTGTGGCGGTGGCGGATTAATATCAGGATGTGCGATCGCCACTAAAGCATTGTTACCTAGGTGTAAAGTTATTGGTGTCGAACCAGAACTGGCGGATGATGCAACTCGTTCCTTTCACAGCAAAACTCTGCAAACCGTCACTAACCCGCCAACAATTGCTGATGGTGTGCGAACTCCCAGCTTGGGTAAATTAACCTTTCCTCTAGTGCTAAATTACGTCGATGATATGGTGACAGTCTCGGAAACCGCCATTATTAACAGTATGTTTTTCCTGTGGGAACGGCTAAAAATTGTCGTTGAACCCACTGGTGCATTAGCCGTAGCAGCATTACTTAGCGGTGTAGTGTCAGTACCAAATGCAAAGGTTGGTGTAATTATCAGTGGTGGTAATGTAGATTTAGCAAAGGTTGCTAAATTATATTCAGGAAATTACTGA
- a CDS encoding twin-arginine translocation pathway signal: MKRRDFLIQAGLFSTTAIASVSCDTWVVHSATNKSDRQRLIVILMRGGADGLNIVVPYTEPAYYQARPKIALAKPGQEKGVFDLDGHFGLHPALAPIMPLWQQGNLAFVHAAGSPDPSRSHFDAQFYMEIGIPGNQRISEGWMNRLLGAISNKTPIQAVSLGSTKPRILNGLMPVANIGSGRNADKPISLDRPKVGAAFDRLYSGNDVLSQTYHQGRVARAALMNDFAQEMKMANNGAPSPDVFVGDAQRLGKLMAKDPKIELGFMSLGGWDTHINQGSDRGYLAKSLGSLGKGLAALVQNLGPAYQNTVILVMSEFGRTLRENGNGGTDHGHGNVMWVLGGKVRGGKVYGEWPGLDTAALYEKRDLAVTTDFRDVISDVLAQHLSVNDTQLSKVFPSYVPKQKIALL; the protein is encoded by the coding sequence ATGAAAAGACGTGATTTTCTCATCCAAGCAGGACTGTTTTCTACAACTGCGATCGCCTCTGTTAGTTGTGATACTTGGGTAGTTCATTCTGCTACTAATAAAAGCGATCGCCAGCGTTTGATTGTGATTTTAATGCGTGGTGGTGCAGATGGTTTAAATATCGTAGTTCCTTACACAGAGCCAGCTTACTATCAAGCCCGTCCCAAAATCGCCCTTGCCAAACCCGGACAAGAAAAAGGCGTTTTCGATTTAGATGGACACTTCGGCTTACATCCAGCTTTAGCACCAATCATGCCTCTGTGGCAACAAGGTAATTTAGCCTTTGTTCATGCTGCGGGTTCCCCCGATCCCTCTCGTTCCCATTTTGACGCGCAGTTTTATATGGAAATTGGCATTCCTGGAAACCAAAGAATTAGCGAAGGTTGGATGAATCGCTTATTGGGTGCTATCTCTAACAAAACACCCATCCAAGCAGTCAGTTTGGGTAGCACCAAACCCCGCATTTTGAATGGTTTAATGCCAGTTGCTAACATAGGCTCCGGGAGAAATGCTGACAAACCAATTTCTTTAGATCGACCAAAAGTAGGCGCAGCATTTGATCGGTTATACAGTGGTAATGACGTTCTTAGTCAAACCTATCATCAAGGACGCGTTGCCCGTGCCGCTTTGATGAATGACTTCGCCCAAGAAATGAAAATGGCAAATAATGGCGCACCATCACCCGATGTTTTTGTTGGTGATGCTCAACGCTTAGGTAAACTGATGGCTAAAGACCCCAAAATTGAATTAGGGTTTATGTCCTTGGGTGGTTGGGATACCCATATTAATCAAGGTAGCGATCGCGGTTATTTAGCCAAAAGCTTAGGAAGTTTGGGTAAAGGGTTAGCCGCTTTAGTCCAAAATCTAGGCCCAGCTTACCAAAACACAGTCATTTTAGTTATGTCTGAATTTGGTCGGACATTACGGGAAAATGGCAATGGTGGTACTGATCATGGCCACGGAAATGTGATGTGGGTTTTAGGTGGCAAAGTCCGTGGTGGTAAAGTTTATGGCGAATGGCCTGGTTTGGACACTGCTGCACTTTACGAAAAAAGAGACTTGGCTGTAACTACCGATTTTCGAGATGTAATTTCTGATGTGTTAGCACAACATTTATCTGTGAATGACACGCAACTAAGTAAAGTTTTCCCCAGTTATGTGCCGAAACAAAAAATCGCTCTGTTATAG
- a CDS encoding ribulose-phosphate 3-epimerase gives MTQNRSEQPIVIAPSILSADFSRLGDEIRAVDAAGADWIHVDVMDGRFVPNITIGPLVVEAIRPVTKKPLDVHLMIVEPEKYVEGFAKAGADIISVHAEHNASPHLHRTLGQIKELGKQAGVVLNPSTPLEFIEYVLELCDLVLIMSVNPGFGGQSFIPGVIPKIRKLRQMCDERGLNPWIEVDGGLKANNTWQVLEAGANAIVAGSAVFNAKDYAEAITNIRNSKRPTPELAKV, from the coding sequence ATGACCCAAAACCGATCTGAACAGCCCATTGTAATTGCTCCATCTATACTATCAGCCGATTTTAGTCGTCTGGGTGATGAAATTCGCGCAGTAGACGCAGCTGGAGCCGATTGGATTCATGTTGATGTAATGGACGGTCGTTTTGTACCTAATATTACGATAGGCCCTCTGGTTGTGGAGGCGATTCGTCCAGTTACTAAAAAACCTCTGGATGTCCACTTGATGATTGTGGAACCAGAAAAGTATGTAGAAGGCTTTGCTAAAGCAGGTGCAGATATTATCTCTGTTCACGCTGAACATAATGCTTCACCACACTTACACCGCACTCTCGGTCAAATTAAAGAACTTGGTAAACAAGCAGGAGTAGTACTCAATCCTTCCACACCACTAGAATTTATTGAGTACGTACTAGAACTTTGTGATTTAGTTCTAATTATGAGTGTTAACCCTGGTTTTGGTGGTCAAAGCTTCATTCCTGGTGTCATACCTAAAATCAGAAAGCTGCGTCAGATGTGCGATGAGCGCGGACTCAACCCCTGGATTGAAGTTGATGGCGGACTGAAAGCTAACAATACTTGGCAGGTTTTAGAAGCAGGCGCTAATGCCATTGTTGCTGGTTCCGCTGTATTCAACGCCAAAGATTATGCTGAAGCAATTACCAATATTCGCAACAGCAAGCGTCCTACACCAGAACTCGCAAAAGTTTAA
- a CDS encoding peptidase S8/S53 yields the protein MNKKLSWLIWGLSASCLSVPVLASGLETSLGTNGIDALKLHQPPYNLTGRKIAIGQVEIGRPGMFGWDKAVSKNRAISLAAVFLRNGPAKSNTGVDPHAYNVAGMMVSRDKGLPGVAPGARLYSSAVGSTKNMGQPEECLSAQHIALQNGGDIRAINFSFGEPLNRDPRVDAVLDGNALLTLCVDWSSRVHDVLYAIAGNQGKGGIPIPTDNFNGVNVAFSSRRGGIFNKVDVSNLAGVNQGASGRLAGKEYNLDGRRAISIVAPGNNIPLLNPDGKINKATGTSFAAPHVTATVALLQEFGDRQLRTKKPNWSVDSRRHQVMKAVLLNSADKIQDSGNGLRLGMSRTLIDKQNQNWLDSDAYKNPQIPLDAQMGAGHLNAFRAYQQFSAGQWQPAKTIPAIGWDYRQVAAGNSVDYQLTKPLKQGSFVAITLSWDRLVELSDRNQNEQFDVGETFSDKGLNNLDLYLVKADAKNSEAGAVCSSISQIDSVEHIFCPVPANGNYKIRVQFRQQVNAPTQPYALAWWTMN from the coding sequence ATGAACAAAAAACTAAGTTGGCTAATTTGGGGTTTGAGTGCTTCTTGTTTGAGTGTACCTGTATTGGCTTCAGGATTAGAAACTTCTTTAGGAACAAATGGGATTGATGCTTTAAAACTACATCAACCTCCTTACAATTTAACTGGTCGCAAGATAGCCATTGGTCAAGTAGAAATCGGTCGTCCGGGAATGTTTGGTTGGGATAAAGCCGTCTCAAAAAATCGCGCTATATCTCTAGCAGCAGTTTTCTTACGCAATGGCCCCGCAAAATCAAATACTGGTGTTGACCCCCACGCTTACAATGTTGCTGGGATGATGGTGAGTAGAGATAAGGGTTTACCTGGGGTAGCACCAGGAGCCAGACTGTATTCTTCTGCTGTCGGTTCTACGAAAAACATGGGTCAGCCAGAAGAGTGTTTATCAGCACAACACATTGCATTACAAAATGGTGGTGATATCCGCGCAATTAACTTTAGCTTTGGTGAACCCCTCAATCGTGATCCACGCGTGGATGCTGTTCTAGATGGGAATGCTTTGTTAACGTTGTGTGTTGACTGGTCGAGTCGGGTTCACGATGTTTTGTATGCGATCGCAGGCAATCAGGGTAAAGGCGGTATTCCGATTCCTACAGATAATTTTAATGGAGTTAACGTGGCTTTTTCATCCCGCCGCGGTGGAATTTTTAATAAAGTAGATGTTTCTAACCTTGCAGGGGTGAATCAGGGAGCTAGTGGAAGGTTAGCGGGAAAAGAATATAATCTGGATGGTCGTCGCGCCATCAGTATAGTTGCGCCTGGTAATAATATTCCGTTGCTAAATCCTGACGGCAAAATTAATAAAGCGACAGGTACAAGTTTTGCTGCACCTCATGTTACGGCTACAGTTGCTTTGTTACAGGAATTTGGCGATCGTCAACTCCGCACAAAAAAACCTAATTGGAGTGTTGATAGCCGCCGTCATCAAGTGATGAAAGCAGTTTTGCTCAACTCCGCCGATAAAATCCAAGACAGTGGTAATGGCTTGCGCTTGGGGATGTCACGGACGCTGATCGATAAACAGAATCAAAATTGGTTAGATTCTGATGCTTATAAAAACCCACAAATTCCCTTAGATGCTCAAATGGGTGCAGGACATTTAAATGCGTTTCGCGCTTATCAACAATTTAGCGCTGGACAATGGCAACCTGCAAAGACTATCCCTGCAATTGGTTGGGATTATCGCCAAGTTGCGGCGGGGAATAGTGTTGATTATCAGTTAACAAAACCGTTAAAGCAGGGGAGTTTTGTTGCTATTACCCTTAGTTGGGATAGATTGGTCGAGTTGAGCGATCGCAATCAAAACGAACAGTTTGATGTGGGCGAAACTTTTAGCGATAAGGGTTTGAATAATCTCGACCTCTACTTAGTCAAAGCTGATGCTAAAAATTCTGAGGCTGGCGCTGTTTGTTCTTCTATTAGTCAAATTGATAGTGTAGAACATATTTTTTGTCCCGTTCCTGCTAATGGGAATTACAAAATCCGTGTGCAATTTCGCCAACAGGTAAACGCTCCAACTCAACCTTATGCTTTGGCTTGGTGGACTATGAATTAA
- a CDS encoding phosphotransferase KptA/Tpt1 translates to MNTPRLVKISKFLSKYLRHQPESLGITLAPGGWVAVDELLAACAEHKFPITPQELAAVVATNDKQRFSFDSTGNLIRANQGHSVEIDLQLLPSVPPDLLYHGTGHKAVESILQTGLSKMSRHHVHLSQDINTAKTVGARHGKPVVFAVDAATMYQMGYIFYCSENGVWLVDAVPLEYLHQL, encoded by the coding sequence ATGAACACTCCACGCCTAGTCAAAATTAGTAAATTCTTGAGTAAATATCTCCGCCATCAACCAGAATCTTTAGGAATTACACTTGCGCCGGGAGGTTGGGTTGCAGTTGATGAACTTTTAGCGGCTTGTGCAGAACATAAGTTTCCTATTACACCCCAGGAATTAGCAGCCGTAGTCGCCACTAACGATAAACAACGCTTTAGTTTCGACTCTACAGGTAATTTGATTCGCGCTAACCAAGGCCACAGCGTAGAAATTGATTTACAATTACTCCCATCTGTTCCCCCTGACTTACTGTATCACGGGACAGGACACAAAGCCGTCGAGTCTATCCTGCAAACCGGACTGAGTAAAATGTCTCGACATCATGTCCATTTATCGCAGGATATTAATACAGCCAAAACTGTCGGCGCACGACATGGTAAACCTGTTGTTTTTGCCGTAGATGCAGCGACTATGTATCAAATGGGTTACATATTCTACTGTTCTGAGAATGGTGTGTGGTTAGTAGATGCTGTACCGCTTGAATATCTGCACCAACTATAA
- a CDS encoding cobalamin biosynthesis protein CobW produces MATKIPVTVITGFLGSGKTSLIRHLLQNNQGRRIAVLVNEFGELGIDGELLKSCQICPEDEENENNIFELTNGCLCCTVQEEFYPTMQELIKRRDSIDCIVIETSGLALPKPLVKAFRWQEIRNAATVDAVITVVDCAAVAAGTFASDLEAIAAQRQADDSLEHETPLQELFEDQLACADLVVLSKTDLVDAATKTQVEELVKQELPRVVKMVESDRGQIDPSVLLGLQAAVEDNLDSRPSHHDSEEDHDHDDEITSTHVILDRAFDPEKLQQQLQNLVNQQEIYRIKGFVAVPNKPMRLVMQGVGNRFDKFYDRPWQTTEARQTRLVFIGRDLNSTEIESQLVAL; encoded by the coding sequence ATGGCTACAAAAATTCCAGTCACTGTCATTACAGGCTTTTTAGGTAGTGGTAAAACCAGCCTAATTCGTCATCTGTTACAAAATAACCAAGGTCGTCGTATTGCCGTTTTAGTCAACGAATTTGGCGAATTGGGTATTGATGGCGAATTATTGAAGTCTTGTCAAATTTGCCCTGAAGATGAAGAGAACGAAAATAATATTTTTGAGTTAACCAACGGCTGTTTGTGCTGCACTGTGCAGGAAGAATTTTATCCCACAATGCAAGAGTTAATTAAACGGCGCGACAGCATCGACTGTATTGTGATTGAAACATCTGGGTTAGCTTTGCCTAAACCCCTAGTTAAAGCCTTTCGTTGGCAAGAAATTCGCAACGCAGCAACCGTAGATGCAGTAATTACAGTGGTAGATTGTGCAGCTGTCGCCGCAGGCACATTTGCCAGCGATTTAGAAGCGATCGCTGCCCAACGCCAAGCAGATGATAGCTTAGAACATGAGACACCCTTGCAGGAATTATTTGAAGACCAACTCGCCTGTGCAGACTTGGTAGTTTTAAGTAAAACCGATTTGGTAGATGCAGCTACTAAAACCCAAGTTGAAGAATTAGTTAAACAAGAATTGCCCAGAGTGGTAAAAATGGTAGAGAGCGATCGCGGTCAAATCGATCCATCTGTATTATTAGGATTGCAAGCCGCCGTCGAAGATAACTTAGATAGTCGTCCCAGCCATCACGACAGCGAAGAAGACCACGACCACGACGACGAAATCACCTCAACACACGTCATTTTAGACCGCGCCTTTGACCCAGAAAAACTCCAACAACAGTTGCAAAATTTAGTCAACCAACAAGAAATCTACCGCATTAAAGGTTTTGTCGCCGTTCCTAATAAACCCATGCGCCTAGTTATGCAAGGCGTAGGAAACCGCTTTGATAAATTTTATGACCGTCCTTGGCAAACAACAGAAGCCAGACAAACCCGCTTAGTGTTTATCGGTCGTGATTTGAACTCCACAGAAATAGAATCCCAACTTGTAGCTTTGTAG
- a CDS encoding single-strand binding protein/primosomal replication protein n: MNSCVLMADIIQEPQLRYTADNLAVTEMLVQFANSQRPEEPPATLKVVSWGNLATDVQQNYHQGDRVIIEGRLGMVTFERRNEGFKEKRAELTIQRIHPVGTGFYTSSVPDTYSQPAPSATTAPPAYPQADVSSYEPSRPTAAPATSNVGVAPPVKNPEPAYQPSNFERTYTPATEEPDPDDIPF; the protein is encoded by the coding sequence ATGAACAGCTGCGTTTTAATGGCAGATATTATTCAAGAGCCACAATTACGCTACACAGCAGATAATCTAGCAGTTACAGAAATGCTAGTACAGTTTGCCAATTCCCAAAGACCAGAAGAACCGCCAGCAACCTTGAAAGTGGTGAGTTGGGGAAATTTAGCTACAGATGTGCAGCAAAATTATCATCAAGGCGATCGCGTAATTATTGAAGGGCGTTTAGGTATGGTAACATTCGAGCGCCGGAACGAAGGTTTTAAAGAAAAACGTGCCGAACTCACAATTCAACGCATTCATCCTGTAGGTACAGGTTTTTACACTTCATCAGTCCCAGATACTTACTCGCAACCAGCACCTTCAGCGACAACGGCTCCCCCAGCTTATCCCCAAGCTGATGTTTCTAGTTATGAACCATCACGCCCAACCGCCGCACCAGCTACGAGTAATGTTGGCGTTGCGCCGCCTGTTAAAAACCCTGAACCAGCATATCAACCCAGCAATTTTGAGCGCACCTATACGCCAGCGACAGAAGAACCTGATCCTGATGATATTCCGTTTTAA